CCTTATCGCCCAACTTCACTAGCAAAAAGTCTTGCATTTCCGCATGGAGTTCTGCGATTGAGAGTTCTTTAACGATTCTTCCCGCTTTGATGATACAAATGTCATCCGCAATCCGCTCAACCTCCTCCAAGACATGGGAAGAGAGAAAGATGGTTTTCCCCTTGGCCTTTTCCTCCTTTAAGAGCTGGATCAATTCTTCCTGCATGAGGGGATCTAGGCCCGTACTGGGTTCATCCAAGATAATAATGTCAGGATCACACATAAAGCAAGCCACCAGGGCCAGTTTCTGCTTCATCCCCTTGGACATCTTGGGGATAGGAATGTCCATGTTTAAATGGAAACGCTCGATTAGACTTTGAGCCCGGCTGGGATTTGGGTCATGGTGGATCTTCCCCTGCATAGCCAGGAAATCTTGGGCTGATAAGCCACTGGGAAAGACAATTTCTCCAGGCAAGTAACCCAGCTTATCCTTGACCCGGTCTGCTTCCTGCCAGCAATCATAACCATTAATAGTCAAAGACCCCGAGTCTGCCTTTAAAAATCCCATCAGATGGCGGATAGTGGTCGATTTTCCCGCCCCATTCGGTCCGATAAAACCCATCACTTGTCCGGCATCGACTTCAAGGCTAAGGTCAAAGATACCCTTCTTATTCTTAAAAGACTTGGTCACATGATCAATTTTAATCAAGTGCTTCACCCCCGAATAACTTCATTCTTAGGATAACTTGCTGGATTCTTCTAGGAAGGTTTCCTCAACAAGTCCCTTATATTTGAATAAAATTATACTCTAAAATATATAATTTGAAACCCCTATTTTTAGCCAAGAAAAAAAGAGAGCCGGTCCCAAAAGACCAACTCTCTAGAAAATTCTTTAGATGACTTCACTGTTAAGCGATATGGAAAAACTTGCGCAGACGTTCTGCCTGCTTGTGACCGATAATGACATCCAGTTGCCGGCCCTTAGCGATAGCGGCGACATAAACGATAACACCCACACTAGCCAGTACTAGTAATTCCACTATGGCGCCCAAGCGATTAGGGGCGCCGATAACGACCTTGAAAAAGATCAAGAGTAGACCATCAGCCAGTAGCATGAGTCCACTCGCCTTCAGAGCCCCTGATAAGCGCGACAAGATCGCCTTGGCTCCTAACTTTACCTGCGAGCGAATGACCAGTAGGTAGTAAACACACATATAGACGAAGGCCAAGATGGAGGCATACATAGCCCCCTCACTACCAAAGACCGCCAGGAGCGGAAATTGAACGATCAACTTCATCGCTACCCCAAAGACAATCCCAATCATGGCCCGTTTTTGGTCATCCATGGCTTGGAGAACCATCACTAAAACCGAGAAGAGTCCCATGGGAATCGCCATCACTGAAGAGACCTGTAAGTACCATTCACCTAGGGGGTCATAAATCCCATAGAGGAGTTGGTAAACCGGACCAGCAACCAGGGCCATCCCCAAGGAAGCCGGTAACATAACTAGACTGAAAAGATTCAAGGTATGTAAGATCACTTCCCGAGTTTTGGTGAAGCTGGCCTTGACCTTTTGTGTCAACTTGGCCCGGCGGTAGTGGGTCAATTCCCGAATATAGGTATCGGTCACCACTGGAACCGAAGTCGAAGCAATGGCGGTCGCAAAGGAGAGGATGATTTGAATCACCCGCCGCGCATTAGCGTTGAAGACCCCATATTGGTAGACTAGTTGATCATGGGGTAAGTCACTCACCTGCTGCATCATCGGCATATAGGTATTCATATCGATCAAATTGATGGCTTCAACAATTGACCCGGTGATGACAAAGGGAATGGCCACCCGGACAATCTCGAATAAGAGGCTTTTGGTAGACACCGTATTGGTATCCACATAACCTTCTGGCATCTGGTACTGGTCCTTATCACGGATATAATAGAAAACCAAAGTGATAATGGCTACCACCGCACCGATAAAGGCCGCAAAGGTGGAGTGTCCAACCGCTGCCGCCACCGAGCCATCTAAGAGTTGGCGGATCACATAAACCGCCACCAGCATATAGGCTACCCGGGCGATCTGCTCGGTCACCTGGGAGATGGCACTCTGCTTCATCTCCAGATAGGCTTGAAAGCCCCCTCTAAGAATAGATAAGAGGGGGATCACGGCCAAGGCCGGCACCAAAGAGCGGATGACTAAGACCACATCCTCTTCGCTAGCCGCAGGTAAATTCTGCGACAGGGCCGGCGCTGCCAGGTAAAGGAGGAGGGCACAGACTAGACCGGTGATGGTCATTAGAATGGTCCCACTCTTAAAGAGCCGGCGACTGGTCCCATATTCTCCCCGGGCCATGTAATTGGTCATCTGCTTAGAAATGGCGGCCGGCACGCCAGCAATGGCCACCGATAAGAAAATCAAATAATAATTGTAACCAATACTATACAAGGCATTGGCCTGGGTTCCCGTATGGGGGTCTCCAATCCAACGCATCCAAGGA
This genomic window from Aerococcus sp. Group 1 contains:
- a CDS encoding polysaccharide biosynthesis protein, which encodes MPKNEKDLETIDQEARAKAKLNEGSAWMSISSMVSRIIGVLYIIPWMRWIGDPHTGTQANALYSIGYNYYLIFLSVAIAGVPAAISKQMTNYMARGEYGTSRRLFKSGTILMTITGLVCALLLYLAAPALSQNLPAASEEDVVLVIRSLVPALAVIPLLSILRGGFQAYLEMKQSAISQVTEQIARVAYMLVAVYVIRQLLDGSVAAAVGHSTFAAFIGAVVAIITLVFYYIRDKDQYQMPEGYVDTNTVSTKSLLFEIVRVAIPFVITGSIVEAINLIDMNTYMPMMQQVSDLPHDQLVYQYGVFNANARRVIQIILSFATAIASTSVPVVTDTYIRELTHYRRAKLTQKVKASFTKTREVILHTLNLFSLVMLPASLGMALVAGPVYQLLYGIYDPLGEWYLQVSSVMAIPMGLFSVLVMVLQAMDDQKRAMIGIVFGVAMKLIVQFPLLAVFGSEGAMYASILAFVYMCVYYLLVIRSQVKLGAKAILSRLSGALKASGLMLLADGLLLIFFKVVIGAPNRLGAIVELLVLASVGVIVYVAAIAKGRQLDVIIGHKQAERLRKFFHIA
- a CDS encoding ABC transporter ATP-binding protein; the protein is MIKIDHVTKSFKNKKGIFDLSLEVDAGQVMGFIGPNGAGKSTTIRHLMGFLKADSGSLTINGYDCWQEADRVKDKLGYLPGEIVFPSGLSAQDFLAMQGKIHHDPNPSRAQSLIERFHLNMDIPIPKMSKGMKQKLALVACFMCDPDIIILDEPSTGLDPLMQEELIQLLKEEKAKGKTIFLSSHVLEEVERIADDICIIKAGRIVKELSIAELHAEMQDFLLVKLGDKEGLSPNLSGVEDLGNQTYRLALLGDCNHLVRELAQHDILALDCEKVTLREIFQKYYGEGE